The Thermotoga caldifontis AZM44c09 genomic interval CTCCAGGGACAGCGAGGCGCTCTCTTTGGCCTTCGAATCCATCAAGAAAATGAACGACGAGATGCAATCACAGCTTTCAAGATCCGGTGCGAGCCTGGAACATGCGAGTGAAAGGTTCGACAGCGCCCTGGATCAGACGTCCAGAACGATCGAGAGCTTCAAAGAGACGCAGAACATGGTCGAGAAAATCAACAACATCGCGAAACAGACCAAGCTTTTGGCGCTGAACGCTTCCATAGAAGCCGCGCGGGCGGGTGAGCACGGACGCGGTTTCGCGGTGGTGGCTGCGGAGATACAGAAGCTCGCGGGGGAATCGAGCAGCGCGGCGCAGGAGATAACGAAGAAGGTGCAGCAGTTGAGCGAGATGATAGAGAAATCCCTGGAAGGTTTGAAGACCGTCGGGGAACTCTTCGAACTGTTCAGGGGCTCCACGGAACAGATGCTTTCTTTCCTGAAACAGAACGCGGAGCTCATCGTTCAGGCGAGGAGGACCTTCGAACAGGCAGAGGAAAATTTCGAAAGCCAGAAACGTTCGATAGAAGAAACGCACAGAGTTCTCAGCAGCGCCAACGAGAAGTTCGACGCGATGCTCAGAGTTATAAGGTCTGTGGTCAGGGCACAACAGAAGTTGAAGGATGTGAGGCTGTAGGTCTGGTAGATCCATCTTGTCACGAACCGGCCGAACGAGCCGTGAAGATGCTTTGCGAACGAACGAGTCTTTGGGAGCTTCGAAGATCGCAGGTTGGTTGAGATCGGTTGTGTTTCGTTTTTTGCTTTGATATACTATCAGTGGTGATAGTAACTATCAGGGGTGATAGTTTGCTGTTCGATCCACAACCGAAGAGCAACCGCGACGATCTCTACGATAGAGAAGAGGAACTGAAACAACTACAGCTCAGCGAAGAACCCATCGTACTGATACTGGCTCCCAGGAGGTTCGGGAAGACTTCCCTGTTGAAGGTGTTCTTATCCGAAACGGACAGGCCCAGCGTTTTCTTCGATTGCAGATCGATCTCCGTGAACACCGCGAAGGAAGACTTCCTCCTGAGCTTCGTTCGCCAGGTTGGGAAGTTGGTGGAAACCTACAGTTCCTTCATGAACTTTCTCAGGCGGATCAGGGGCTTGAAGGTGTTCGGTATGGAGATCGCGCTCGCCGACGAGAGGAAACCAGACCCTGTGGAGGTTTTGGAGAAACTCGACGACTGGGCCGAGCGTCAGGAAAAGAAGCTCGTTTTAGCTTTCGATGAAGTTCAGTTTCTGAGGTTCCTCAGGAAAGCCGGCGGGATCGATCTTCCTCGTTTGCTCGCTTACGCCTACGACAATCTCAAAAATCTGCAGTTCATCATGACGGGTTCCGAGGTGGGTATCCTTGAAGATTTTCTCGCTCTCGAAAATCCGAATTCACCACTCTACGGAAGGTACGTGAGAGAGATCCACGTCCCACGGCTCACGCCCGAACAGTCCAAGGACTTTCTCATCAAAGGGTTCGCCCAGTACGGGCTGAAAGTTCCAGAAGACGCGATCGAGGCCGCTGTGAGGAGGCTGGACGGAATAATAGGCTGGCTCGTTCACTTCGGCAAGCGGACCCTCGATTTGGGCGCGCCGAACGAAAGGATCCTGGAGCAGATCGTGCAAGAAGCGAAGCAAGCGGTGCTGCAGGAACTGGAGAAAATCTTCCAGCTGAGTGAGAGGTACAGGCACGTTCTCAGAGCCGTCGCGCTGGGCTTACACACATGGAATGATATCAAAGAGGCTGTGGAGATGAAAGAGAGGATGAAGCTGACCGACACATCGTTCAACAGGATCATCAGCAAGCTGGTCAAGATGGGTTACCTTGAAGTGGAACGCGGCGAAAAGAATCAATATTTCATCATCGATCCTGTGGTCAGAGAAGCTATGATAGATTGATTGAAAATTTAACCCGTCTGTGGCACAGCCACTCGCAAGCTGAGGAAGGAGGAAAACGCGTGTCGATCGAGTTCGTCGAGAGGGATGGTACGAACTGTGTCAAGTACGACGCAATAAGGGCAAGGTACGGCGATGACGTCATGCCTGCCTGGATCGCGGACATGGACGTTAAGGTGTGCGATCGCATGGTCGAGGCGTTCAAAAAGAGAGTTGAACACGCGGTCTTCGGTTACACGTTCAGACCGGAGGAATACTACGCGGCGATAGTTGACTGGTACGGAAAAAGGCACGGCGTTTCGATCCAGAAGGAATGGATCATCGATGGACCGGGCGTGATGCCGATGATGGCGTTGCTTGTGAATCTCCTCACCGAACCGGGCGATGGGATCGTCGTACAGCCACCGGTCTATCCACCATTTTTCAACGTCATCAGGAGGAACAAAAGAATCGTCGTGGAGAACAAGCTCAAAAAGTTGAACGAAAAGTACGTCATGGACCTTGAGGGATTAAAGAAGCTGTTGTCCCATCACAAGGTCAAACTGCTGATCCTTTCCAACCCGCACAATCCTGTTGGAAGGGCGTGGACGTACGGAGAGCTGAAAGAGCTGTCGGAAATTTGCTCGAAACACAACGTGACGATCATCAGCGATGAGATACACGCAGACATCGTGTACGAACCGTTCAGGTTCACTTCGATGCTGAAGGTGGGACTTCAGAACGTGATCGTTCTCAGCTCGGCGGGAAAGAGTTTCAACGTTCCGGGCCTGACGAACGGTTACGGGATCGTTCCAGACGAGAAGATCAGAAAGCTTTACAACGAAGCTCTCGAAGCCTTCGAACTCACGACACCGAACATCTTCGGAACGCTCGCCCTGCAGATCGCTTACACATCCTGCGAAGCGTGGTTCAAAAGCCTGCTGGAAAAACTTCGCGAAAACAGAGACTTCGCTTACCGCTTTGTGAAAGAGAAGATGCCGCTGATCGACGTCGTTTTACCCGAGGCGACGTTTCTGATGTGGCTCGATTGTTCCAAGCTGGGTTTAGAAAATCCGCACAGATTCTTCCTCGAAAAGGCGAGGGTGTATCTGAACAACGGCGCAGACTTCGGCGAGCCGATGGGTGTGAGGCTGAACTTCGCCTGCTCCATGGAGAACCTGAAAAGAATACTCGAAGCGATGAAGAAGGCTTACGATTCGATCGTGAACCGTACCTGACGACACGATGACACGCAACGTGTGAACGTGTGGCTCAGGAAGAAAAAAGCGAAAAACCCGCCACCTGGCGGGTCTGGTGCCGAGGGCGGGAGTCGAACCCGCACGAGGGGGTCAACCCTCAACTGATTTTGAGTCAGTCGCGTCTGCCAGTTCCGCCACCTCGGCGCTCACTGAAATTTTATCACACACACCTGTCCGGTTCAAGTGAATCTATCTGATGGTCAGCAGTATCAGAACCGGAAGGCTGATCATGGAGAGCGCCGTGGACAGCACAACGCCCTGGGCGGCGAGTTTGTAATCCCTGTTGAACATCTTCGCGAAAACGGCGGTGTTCACACCCGAAGGCATACCCGCCATCAGGATGGGTAGAGCCTTCACGATCTCTGGCAGATGGAAGTTTTCGATCAGAAGAAACACAAGCGCAGGTGTTGCGATCAATTTCAGAATCGATGCCAGATACAGGTCCATCTGGGCGACGAGATCCTTCAACTTAGCTTCGGCCAGGAACGCGCCGACCAGAAACATGGCGAGCGGGGTGGTCATCGAACCGACGCTGTCGAGCACAGATTTGATCAAGCCGGGCAACCTGAGCGGTGTGAGGAATATGAACAGGCCGAAGAGTGTCGAGAGCAGACCAGGGTTGATGAACATGTTTCGAACGTTGAGCCTGCCACGTGCCAAGATGCTCACACCGAGTGTCCAGGTCAGAACGTTGAACCAGATGTTGAACACCGCACTGTAGAAGATTCCGACATCCCCATAGATGGCGTTCATGATTGGATAACCCAGATAGCCAACGTTGCCGAAGATGATCATGTACATGTAGACGCCACGCTGGTGCTCTTCGAACCTTCTGAAACGGGCGAACAGAAAAGCCAGCAGGGTTGAACACGCGTACATGATGGCACCCATGAGGAATATTTGAAGCGATGTTCTGGCAACGTCCCTGGAGAATTCCCTGTCCATCGAACTTATTATCATCGCCGGCAGTGTGACGTAGATGATCAGATCGGAACTGCTCTTGGTGAATCCATCGCTGAGGAGATCGATTTTCTTCAGCGCGAACCCGAAAGCTGTCAGAAGGAAGATCGCTAAGACCTGGTTCAGCACAACGTTCGTCATCCGAATCCCTCAAAATGATGATAAACTAAGATCGAGCACAGAAAGCACTCTTTATTGGGAAAGAAACAACACTTTCACGATGGGAGGCCGTCATGA includes:
- a CDS encoding methyl-accepting chemotaxis protein, with the translated sequence MDRKTFEKISSAFFAENLMTSFMNQLDEALVSRVIDLQKQIGSVMENFSKMSQELTELQEQFSRDSEALSLAFESIKKMNDEMQSQLSRSGASLEHASERFDSALDQTSRTIESFKETQNMVEKINNIAKQTKLLALNASIEAARAGEHGRGFAVVAAEIQKLAGESSSAAQEITKKVQQLSEMIEKSLEGLKTVGELFELFRGSTEQMLSFLKQNAELIVQARRTFEQAEENFESQKRSIEETHRVLSSANEKFDAMLRVIRSVVRAQQKLKDVRL
- a CDS encoding AAA family ATPase — its product is MLFDPQPKSNRDDLYDREEELKQLQLSEEPIVLILAPRRFGKTSLLKVFLSETDRPSVFFDCRSISVNTAKEDFLLSFVRQVGKLVETYSSFMNFLRRIRGLKVFGMEIALADERKPDPVEVLEKLDDWAERQEKKLVLAFDEVQFLRFLRKAGGIDLPRLLAYAYDNLKNLQFIMTGSEVGILEDFLALENPNSPLYGRYVREIHVPRLTPEQSKDFLIKGFAQYGLKVPEDAIEAAVRRLDGIIGWLVHFGKRTLDLGAPNERILEQIVQEAKQAVLQELEKIFQLSERYRHVLRAVALGLHTWNDIKEAVEMKERMKLTDTSFNRIISKLVKMGYLEVERGEKNQYFIIDPVVREAMID
- a CDS encoding MalY/PatB family protein, producing MSIEFVERDGTNCVKYDAIRARYGDDVMPAWIADMDVKVCDRMVEAFKKRVEHAVFGYTFRPEEYYAAIVDWYGKRHGVSIQKEWIIDGPGVMPMMALLVNLLTEPGDGIVVQPPVYPPFFNVIRRNKRIVVENKLKKLNEKYVMDLEGLKKLLSHHKVKLLILSNPHNPVGRAWTYGELKELSEICSKHNVTIISDEIHADIVYEPFRFTSMLKVGLQNVIVLSSAGKSFNVPGLTNGYGIVPDEKIRKLYNEALEAFELTTPNIFGTLALQIAYTSCEAWFKSLLEKLRENRDFAYRFVKEKMPLIDVVLPEATFLMWLDCSKLGLENPHRFFLEKARVYLNNGADFGEPMGVRLNFACSMENLKRILEAMKKAYDSIVNRT
- a CDS encoding AEC family transporter, which gives rise to MTNVVLNQVLAIFLLTAFGFALKKIDLLSDGFTKSSSDLIIYVTLPAMIISSMDREFSRDVARTSLQIFLMGAIMYACSTLLAFLFARFRRFEEHQRGVYMYMIIFGNVGYLGYPIMNAIYGDVGIFYSAVFNIWFNVLTWTLGVSILARGRLNVRNMFINPGLLSTLFGLFIFLTPLRLPGLIKSVLDSVGSMTTPLAMFLVGAFLAEAKLKDLVAQMDLYLASILKLIATPALVFLLIENFHLPEIVKALPILMAGMPSGVNTAVFAKMFNRDYKLAAQGVVLSTALSMISLPVLILLTIR